TGCTCTCagtccaacactcaggaggcagaggcaatgggaccttctctctctctctctctctctcacacacacacacacacacacacacacacactcacacacacacaaatgcaaagaaaatacagaagaatgCAAGAAGAGTATGTGGCTGCTGTGTTTCATTTCTAGAAAATGATATTtagtgtttgtctttattttgtttttgtttgtttgtttggtttggttttggttttggtttttttgagacagggtttctctgtgtagccctggctgtcctggaactcactctgtagaccaggctgccctcaaactcagaaatctgtctgtctctgcctcccaagtgctgggattaaaggtgtgtgccacactgcccggctttattttgttttgaactgTGATCTCTTTGGATGGCAGTGCCCTTAAATGACATTCCAGGTGCTtagaacagagagagaacaggcatGGTGGGGGCTCTCTCTGTGAGCattgcttctcttttctctttcagaaacAAACATATCATGATTGATTTGGGCActggcaacaacaacaagatcAACTGGGCCATGGAAGACAAGCAAGAAATGGTTGACATCATAGAGACCGTGTACCGTGGCGCCCGCAAAGGCCGGGGTCTGGTGGTGTCTCCCAAGGACTATTCTACCAAGTACAGATACTGAGCCCTGCCCTCAGGCTGTGCAAAGGACACTGAGAGCCTCTTCTACATAGAAATCCTCTGCTCTCATAGCCTCTGGAAAGACCCTGCAGCACAACATTGCTGTAGAGCTGGAGGATCCTTGAGATGAGGGTTACAGAGCCTTAACTAGCTGAAGCAAATAAACATGGCAAGGGAGCAGTGGGGATCTGCTGTGCTTTACTGCGTGTCAATGTCTTTACTCTCGGAGTGAAATTCCAGTGTTTGTCCCATGAGGCTGTCGGGTTTTGTATCTTCGAGCGGTTGCCAGAGCTGTCAAGCAAACTACCCCAGACTGGGTGGTTTGAGCAAAGACATTGTAGCTGGACATTTCTCGAGGTGTGAGCTTGAGGTGGCTGGGTTCTGGATTCCATTTGAGGCTGTGGGCCATCTGCAGCAGCCCCTTGGCTCTGGAGGTTGTTGGCCATCCTTGGTGAACCTTGGATTGGGCACATGTTATCCCAGTCTTTGCCGTTTTCCTTACAAGTcatgtgtatcatgtgtatgtCAATCTCAAAACATACCCTACTTACAAACACCAGTCACCTTGCCTGGGGCCACCTCACCTCTGTACAGCCTCATCTTAACCAATTACGTATGATAGTCACTCCAAATGAGGTCATGGTCTGAGATTCTGGGCTTAAAACATCAACATATTAATTTAGGGTGACATAACCCATAAGAGGATCCAGTCTTAATCTTACTCAGCATATAAAACAGCACTGTAATCCAGGTAGGATTCACTCCTGCTTCTGGCTGAGGCCAGTCAGCTGAGCTCAAAACACAACTACAAAAAAAGCAATTGCCTGGCGCTTCCCTTCAGTGAATAGTCCTCCACTCTTCCTCAGAGCATGTCTGTGGCATGCTTCCTAAGGAAGCAGGGTCCTCATTCCACCCAGCACAAGTCCCCTTATCTACGTCAGCttcctcttgtttcttcttttcctggcAATGTGGAGGGACCTGGGTCTACCCTCTCATCTCTAAACACAAActcagaagagaaagatgagCATACCAGGAGCCGACGCTGGAAGAGCCCCACCCTGACTCAGGCAAGCCTCAGTACCCCTGCCCCATGCATCTCCATCGTATGCAGTGGCGAACACTCACTGGACGCCTGGTAGGTGCACAGTACCTTCTGTTGTTCACACACTGACCCATTAGGAAAACTCAAGAGTGAAGCAGATGTCTCACCTACAAATAAACGCACTCGTCAGATGAACCAAAACATGAGTCTGGGCTTGGGATGCCACTTGGTGATAGAGGTAGTATTCAGTTCCTAGCTTGCAAAAATTCAGATTCATATGCAGAGCTGCAATGTAACGCCTAGCACTAATTCGCTCATTAAAAGAATAGtagagccaagcatggtggtgtgtgcctttaattaaCGCCAGCACGTGGGAGGTAGACTCTggttttgaggccagtctggttatCTGgcttatatagtgagaccctgtcaggggaaaaaaaaagtttagcttTCCTCACTGGCCATGGCTGGTCCCATGTGGAGTTGCTCTTGATTCCCTACATAAGGGAAACTCAGTGTCTGGAGCCCTCGAGAATGTCCTTAAATCCGATGTGACAGGAGAACACTTTGTGGTACAACCTTGCTCTGCACATGCACATCTACTGAAGGAAAAGTAATGGTGTGTACATCACTAATGTGAGAGGACCTGCatggcttagttagggtttcattgccatgaagagacaccatgaccaaggcaactctgtaacatttacttggggctggcttacaattttagagtttcagtccattaccagcatggcagaaagcatggcagcatgtgggcacacatggttctggaaaaggagctgagagttctacatctagatcagAAGTCAGCCAGGATCAGACTCTCCTCTGTAGGCATCCAAGAGGATGAGACATCTGTACTGGGTGGAACCTGAGCATGGGAGCCTCAaggcccacgcccacagtgacggacttcctctaacaaggtcatgcctactccaacaaggccacacttcctaactGTGCCACTTCCCCTGGGCctggcatattcaaaccaccacgtgGGGAAAGCTACTGCTAGCAGGTAGAGCTGAGTCAGCTTTAAGTCGCCGCTGGTATCAATGTGGCCTGTGCTGAGGTTCGATGCTGCCACTGAGCAACTTCATTCCTGGGACCTTCACCAACTTGATCCAAGGAGTCTTCCAGGAATCACTTCTGGTGGCGATCTGGTGGTGATGGATACCAGGGTTGACTGAAAGCTTCTTCCCAGAGGCGTTTCCTGTCAACCTGCCTCCCATTGCTCTGTGTAACAGATTGCACAAGATAGACagagccattttctttcttttttttttttaatattttttttattacgaattttcctcaattacatttccaatgctatcccaaaagttccccataccctctccccgcccacctccctacccacccattcccactttttggccctggtgttcccctgtactggggcatataaagtttgcgtgtccaatgggcctctctttccagtgatggccgattaggccatctttttttttttaattNNNNNNNNNNNNNNNNNNNNNNNNNNNNNNNNNNNNNNNNNNNNNNNNNNNNNNNNNNNNNNNNNNNNNNNNNNNNNNNNNNNNNNNNNNNNNNNNNNNNNNNNNNNNNNNNNNNNNNNNNNNNNNNNNNNNNNNNNNNNNNNNNNNNNNNNNNNNNNNNNNNNNNNNNNNNNNNNNNNNNNNNNNNNNNNNNNNNNNNNNNNNNNNNNNNNNNNNNNNNNNNNNNNNNNNNNNNNNNNNNNNNNNNNNNNNNNNNNNNNNNNNNNNNNNNNNNNNNNNNNNNNNNNNNNNNNNNNNNNNNNNNNNNNNNNNNNNNNNNNNNNNNNNNNNNNNNNNNNNNNNNNNNNNNNNNNNNNNNNNNNNNNNNNNNNNNNNNNNNNNNNNNNNNNNNNNNNNNNNNNNNNNNNNNNNNNNNNNNNNNNNNNNNNNNNNNNNNNNNNNNNNNNNNNNNNNNNNNNNNNNNNNNNNNNNNNNNNNNNNNNNNNNNNNNNNNNNNNNNNNNNNNNNNNNNNNNNNNNNNNNNNNNNNNNNNNNNNNNNNNNNNNNNNNNNNNNNNNNNNNNNNNNNNNNNNNNNNNNNNNNNNNNNNNNNNNNNNNNNNNNNNNNNNNNNNNNNNNNNNNNNNNNNNNNNNNNNNNNNNNNNNNNNNNNNNNNNNNNNNNNNNNNNNNNNNNNNNNNNNNNNNNNNNNNNNNNNNNNNNNNNNNNNNNNNNNNNNNNNNNNNNNNNNNNNNNNNNNNNNNNNNNNNNNNNNNNNNNNNNNNNNNNNNNNNNNNNNNNNNNNNNNNNNNNNNNNNNNNNNNNNNNNNNNNNNNNNNNNNNNNNNNNNNNNNNNNNNNNNNNNNNNNNNNNNNNNNNNNNNNNNNNNNNNNNNNNNNNNNNNNNNNNNNNNNNNNNNNNNNNNNNNNNNNNNNNNNNNNNNNNNNNNNNNNNNNNNNNNNNNNNNNNNNNNNNNNNNNNNNNNNNNNNNNNNNNNNNNNNNNNNNNNNNNNNNNNNNNNNNNNNNNNNNNNNNNNNNNNNNNNNNNNNNNNNNNNNNNNNNNNNNNNNNNNNNNNNNNNNNNNNNNNNNNNNNNNNNNNNNNNNNNNNNNNNNNNNNNNNNNNNNNNNNNNNNNNNNNNNNNNNNNNNNNNNNNNNNNNNNNNNNNNNNNNNNNNNNNNNNNNNNNNNNNNNNNNNNNNNNNNNNNNNNNNNNNNNNNNNNNNNNNNNNNNNNNNNNNNNNNNNNNNNNNNNNNNNNNNNNNNNNNNNNNNNNNNNNNNNNNNNNNNNNNNNNNNNNNNNNNNNNNNNNNNNNNNNNNNNNNNNNNNNNNNNNNNNNNNNNNNNNNNNNNNNNNNNNNNNNNNNNNNNNNNNNNNNNNNNNNNNNNNNNNNNNNNNNNNNNNNNNNNNNNNNNNNNNNNNNNNNNNNNNNNNNNNNNNNNNNNNNNNNNNNNNNNNNNNNNNNNNNNNNNNNNNNNNNNNNNNNNNNNNNNNNNNNNNNNNNNNNNNNNNNNNNNNNNNNNNNNNNNNNNNNNNNNNNNNNNNNNNNNNNNNNNNNNNNNNNNNNNNNNNNNNNNNNNNNNNNNNNNNNNNNNNNNNNNNNNNNNNNNNNNNNNNNNNNNNNNNNNNNNNNNNNNNNNNNNNNNNNNNNNNNNNNNNNNNNNNNNNNNNNNNNNNNNNNNNNNNNNNNNNNNNNNNNNNNNNNNNNNNNNNNNNNNNNNNNNNNNNNNNNNNNNNNNNNNNNNNNNNNNNNNNNNNNNNNNNNNNNNNNNNNNNNNNNNNNNNNNNNNNNNNNNNNNNNNNNNNNNNNNNNNNNNNNNNNNNNNNNNNNNNNNNNNNNNNNNNNNNNNNNNNNNNNNNNNNNNNNNNNNNNNNNNNNNNNNNNNNNNNNNNNNNNNNNNNNNNNNNNNNNNNNNNNNNNNNNNNNNNNNNNNNNNNNNNNNNNNNNNNNNNNNNNNNNNNNNNNNNNNNNNNNNNNNNNNNNNNNNNNNNNNNNNNNNNNNNNNNNNNNNNNNNNNNNNNNNNNNNNNNNNNNNNNNNNNNNNNNNNNNNNNNNNNNNNNNNNNNNNNNNNNNNNNNNNNNNNNNNNNNNNNNNNNNNNNNNNNNNNNNNNNNNNNNNNNNNNNNNNNNNNNNNNNNNNNNNNNNNNNNNNNNNNNNNNNNNNNNNNNNNNNNNNNNNNNNNNNNNNNNNNNNNNNNNNNNNNNNNNNNNNNNNNNNNNNNNNNNNNNNNNNNNNNNNNNNNNNNNNNNNNNNNNNNNNNNNNNNNNNNNNNNNNNNNNNNNNNNNNNNNNNNNNNNNNNNNNNNNNNNNNttctattccattggtctacttgtctgtcactataccagtacgatgcagtttttatcacaattgctctgtagtagagctttagatcaggcatggtgattccaccagaggttcttctaTCCttcagaagagtttttgctatcctaggttttttgttattccagatgaatttacagagCCATTTTCATGTAGGAAACAAGCTCCCTTGAGGGGTCTAGTGTGGCCTGTGGGCAATGTGGGAGGCCATGCCTGATGTCTACAGAGGTactgaagacagagaaggaagaggctgCCACAGAGAAGGCTGTGACCAAGGAGAAACTGCAGGAAGAATGGACTGCGCCAGTGCCTGAGTTTGCTGCTGCTCAGGAAGGGGTTGGCAGACTGGTCTGAGTGGTCAGGTGACCTTCCTGCCTGTCTGGCAGAGCCTTACTCGAGACTGGAGTGGCAGCCTCTGAGAGCTGGACTGTAGCTCCCACTGGCCAG
This DNA window, taken from Mus caroli chromosome 18, CAROLI_EIJ_v1.1, whole genome shotgun sequence, encodes the following:
- the Txnl4a gene encoding thioredoxin-like protein 4A isoform X3, whose amino-acid sequence is MYELYDPCTVMFFFRNKHIMIDLGTGNNNKINWAMEDKQEMVDIIETVYRGARKGRGLVVSPKDYSTKYRY